The Oncorhynchus keta strain PuntledgeMale-10-30-2019 chromosome 17, Oket_V2, whole genome shotgun sequence genome has a window encoding:
- the ppfibp2b gene encoding liprin-beta-2b isoform X9 — MLQQELLSRNSLETQKLDLMDEVSYLKLKLVSMDEKQNHNDSSKDQQNKAECVVNLISELQEQMCRFQEEIHNRIMEKRAMEAQGESGAREAHDQSPDVGLGGSDMEEFCCRCGGQNGLLQELRLLKSKVEVLEGEKLQYERKLKATKVEIADVQQILASKDSEIEGLQSQLVSRGPMTNENPERVEVFRRLLTDQYQEFQRLKMGMESLLAANDEKDRHIEELTVLLRQYRKMKEVMALAQVTSDKLLVGSSEEELSGSLKRRALTHKAHSDIIRSEMSSRCSSPLLRSSSSFQKELNSSNQTSLETSTVMVSPSDAGCFHNGQWSQPQMLSSSLEELQSRSLPKHVVGQPVEAVSENRHMEMNKYQTLPGKLSRPDMNGDQEQYATPVQLSPDDSEDSELNLRKSERLDESTQSDLSPLSSGVDSGKQSPVSPENKKNHLGIKKLWGKIRRTQSGTLQREDLEPGEFKRGGLRATASPRLARTGETLTSVWDLKTPFSKWTPEQVCCWLAESGLDQYVILAQHWANSGQTLLSASPQDLEKEMGIKNPLHRKKLQLALKSFSTKTTEKSSELDHIWVTRWLDDIGLPQYKGQFHEGRVDGRMIQYLTVNDLLFLKVTSQLHHLSVKCAIHVLHVNKFNPNCLKRRPGDENKTSPSEVVQWSNHRVMEWLRSVDLAEYAPNLRGSGVHGGLIILEPRFNSDTLAMLLNIPPQKTLLRRHLATNFNMLVGSQAQQEKREFMESLGYAPLSTTAKVRPKKLGFSNFGHLRKKRCDESTDYICSLEVAQVQAVLNGAHRPYSGFRGLSPILDRDPDRRQQVGPNS, encoded by the exons GAGCTGCTGAGCCGGAACTCGTTGGAGACCCAGAAACTAGATCTGATGGATGAGGTTTCCTACCTGAAACTGAAGCTGGTCAGCATGGACGAGAAACAGAACCACAACGACAGCAGCAAGGACCAGCAGAACAAAGCTGAG tgtGTGGTAAATCTGATAAGCGAGCTCCAGGAGCAGATGTGTAGGTTTCAGGAAGAGATCCACAACCGTATCATGGAGAAACGGGCCATGGAGGCCCAGGGGGAGAGTGGTGCCCGCGAGGCCCACGACCAGAGCCCTGACGTGGGCTTGGGTGGCTCTGACATGGAGGAGTTTTGCTGTCGCTGTGGAGGACAGAAT GGCTTACTGCAAGAACTCAGGCTCCTCAAGAGTAAAGTGGAAGTGCTGGAGGGGGAGAAATTGCAGTATGAGAGAAAACTAAAAGCCacgaag gtggaGATAGCAGACGTACAGCAGATACTGGCTTCCAAAGACTCTGAGATCGAGGGCCTTCAGAGCCAGCTGGTCTCCAGAGGCCCAATGACCAATGAGAATCCAGAGAGGG TGGAGGTCTTTAGGAGACTGCTGACAGACCAAT ACCAAGAATTCCAAAGGTTGAAAATGGGGATGGAGTCGTTGTTAGCGGCAAATGATGAGAAA GACCGTCACATAGAGGAGCTCACTGTTCTCCTGAGACAGTACAGGAAGATGAAGGAGGTGATGGCCCTCGCACAAG TGACCAGTGATAAGCTCCTTGTTGGAAGCAGTGAGGAGGAACTGAGTGGGAGTCTGAAGAGGAGAGCTCTCACACATAAAGCTCATTCAGACATCATCCGTTCAGAG ATGTCTTCCaggtgctcctctcctctgttaaGGTCTTCCTCATCCTTCCAGAAAGAGCTGAACTCTAG TAACCAGACCTCCCTGGAGACGTCCACGGTGATGGTCTCCCCGAGCGATGCTGGCTGCTTCCACAACGGACAATG GTCCCAACCACAGATGCTTTCAAGCAGCCTGGAGGAGTTACAAAGCAGATCGTTACCAAAG CATGTAGTGGGTCAACCAGTTGAAGCGGTTTCAGAG AATCGGCACATGGAAATGAACAAATATCAGACCCTACCAGGGAAGCTATCTCGACCTGACATGAATGGGGATCAAGAGCAGTATGCCACACCAGTCCAGCTGTCCCCTGACGATAGCGAGGACAGTGAGTTGAACCTAA GAAAGTCGGAGAGACTGGATGAGTCCACGCAGTCGGACCTGTCCCCCCTGTCATCTGGAGTGGACTCAGGAAAGCAGTCTCCTGTCTCCCCAGAGAACAAGAAGAACCACCTGGGCATCAAGAAACTCTGGGGGAA GATTCGGAGGACCCAGTCTGGCACCCTGCAGAGAGAGGACCTTGAGCCTGGAGAGTTTAAGAGGGGGGGACTGAGAGCCACCGCCAGCCCTCGTCTGGCCCGGACTGGAGAGACATTGACCTCTGTGTG gGATTTGAAGACACCCTTCTCCAAGTGGACTCCGGAGCAGGTCTGTTGCTGGCTAGCGGAGAGTGGGCTGGACCAGTATGTGATTCTGGCCCAACATTGGGCCAACAGTGGGCAGACCCTCCTCTCCGCCTCACCACAGGACTTAGAGAAG GAAATGGGGATTAAGAATCCACTGCACAGGAAGAAGTTGCAGTTGGCCCTCAAGTCCTTCAGCACCAAAACGACTGAGAAATCCTCTGAACTGGACCACATCTGGGTCACAC GTTGGCTTGATGACATTGGTTTACCTCAATACAAGGGTCAGTTTCACGAGGGAAGAGTAGACGGCAGAATGATTCAGTACTTGACAGTG AATGACCTCTTGTTCCTGAAAGTGACCAGTCAGCTCCATCATCTCAGTGTGAAGTGTGCTATCCACGTCCTCCACGTCAACAAGTTCAACCCCAACTGCCTGAAGAGAAGACCTGGAGATGAG AACAAGACTTCTCCCTCTGAGGTGGTTCAGTGGTCGAACCACAGGGTGATGGAGTGGCTTCGCTCAGTGGACCTGGCGGAATACGCACCCAACCTGAGGGGCAGCGGGGTGCACGGGGGCCTCATC ATTCTGGAGCCTCGTTTTAACTCAGATACCCTGGCCATGCTGCTGAACATCCCCCCTCAGAAGACCCTGCTGCGACGTCACCTGGCCACCAACTTCAACATGCTGGTGGGCTCCCAGGCTCAGCAGGAGAAGAGGGAGTTCATGGAGTCTTTAGGCTACGCTCCGCTCAGCACCACAGCCAAAGTCAGG CCAAAGAAGTTGGGCTTCTCAAACTTCGGCCACCTGAGGAAGAAGAGGTGTGACGAGTCAACAGACTACATTTGCTCCCTGGAGGTGGCCCAGGTTCAGGCGGTGCTGAACGGGGCCCACCGGCCCTACTCCGGCTTCAGGGGCCTCAGCCCCATCctagacagagacccagacagacgGCAGCAGGTGGGGCCAAACAGCTGA
- the ppfibp2b gene encoding liprin-beta-2b isoform X8 translates to MLWIKSGAVLSLHYTPELLSRNSLETQKLDLMDEVSYLKLKLVSMDEKQNHNDSSKDQQNKAECVVNLISELQEQMCRFQEEIHNRIMEKRAMEAQGESGAREAHDQSPDVGLGGSDMEEFCCRCGGQNGLLQELRLLKSKVEVLEGEKLQYERKLKATKVEIADVQQILASKDSEIEGLQSQLVSRGPMTNENPERVEVFRRLLTDQYQEFQRLKMGMESLLAANDEKDRHIEELTVLLRQYRKMKEVMALAQVTSDKLLVGSSEEELSGSLKRRALTHKAHSDIIRSEMSSRCSSPLLRSSSSFQKELNSSNQTSLETSTVMVSPSDAGCFHNGQWSQPQMLSSSLEELQSRSLPKHVVGQPVEAVSENRHMEMNKYQTLPGKLSRPDMNGDQEQYATPVQLSPDDSEDSELNLRKSERLDESTQSDLSPLSSGVDSGKQSPVSPENKKNHLGIKKLWGKIRRTQSGTLQREDLEPGEFKRGGLRATASPRLARTGETLTSVWDLKTPFSKWTPEQVCCWLAESGLDQYVILAQHWANSGQTLLSASPQDLEKEMGIKNPLHRKKLQLALKSFSTKTTEKSSELDHIWVTRWLDDIGLPQYKGQFHEGRVDGRMIQYLTVNDLLFLKVTSQLHHLSVKCAIHVLHVNKFNPNCLKRRPGDENKTSPSEVVQWSNHRVMEWLRSVDLAEYAPNLRGSGVHGGLIILEPRFNSDTLAMLLNIPPQKTLLRRHLATNFNMLVGSQAQQEKREFMESLGYAPLSTTAKVRPKKLGFSNFGHLRKKRCDESTDYICSLEVAQVQAVLNGAHRPYSGFRGLSPILDRDPDRRQQVGPNS, encoded by the exons GAGCTGCTGAGCCGGAACTCGTTGGAGACCCAGAAACTAGATCTGATGGATGAGGTTTCCTACCTGAAACTGAAGCTGGTCAGCATGGACGAGAAACAGAACCACAACGACAGCAGCAAGGACCAGCAGAACAAAGCTGAG tgtGTGGTAAATCTGATAAGCGAGCTCCAGGAGCAGATGTGTAGGTTTCAGGAAGAGATCCACAACCGTATCATGGAGAAACGGGCCATGGAGGCCCAGGGGGAGAGTGGTGCCCGCGAGGCCCACGACCAGAGCCCTGACGTGGGCTTGGGTGGCTCTGACATGGAGGAGTTTTGCTGTCGCTGTGGAGGACAGAAT GGCTTACTGCAAGAACTCAGGCTCCTCAAGAGTAAAGTGGAAGTGCTGGAGGGGGAGAAATTGCAGTATGAGAGAAAACTAAAAGCCacgaag gtggaGATAGCAGACGTACAGCAGATACTGGCTTCCAAAGACTCTGAGATCGAGGGCCTTCAGAGCCAGCTGGTCTCCAGAGGCCCAATGACCAATGAGAATCCAGAGAGGG TGGAGGTCTTTAGGAGACTGCTGACAGACCAAT ACCAAGAATTCCAAAGGTTGAAAATGGGGATGGAGTCGTTGTTAGCGGCAAATGATGAGAAA GACCGTCACATAGAGGAGCTCACTGTTCTCCTGAGACAGTACAGGAAGATGAAGGAGGTGATGGCCCTCGCACAAG TGACCAGTGATAAGCTCCTTGTTGGAAGCAGTGAGGAGGAACTGAGTGGGAGTCTGAAGAGGAGAGCTCTCACACATAAAGCTCATTCAGACATCATCCGTTCAGAG ATGTCTTCCaggtgctcctctcctctgttaaGGTCTTCCTCATCCTTCCAGAAAGAGCTGAACTCTAG TAACCAGACCTCCCTGGAGACGTCCACGGTGATGGTCTCCCCGAGCGATGCTGGCTGCTTCCACAACGGACAATG GTCCCAACCACAGATGCTTTCAAGCAGCCTGGAGGAGTTACAAAGCAGATCGTTACCAAAG CATGTAGTGGGTCAACCAGTTGAAGCGGTTTCAGAG AATCGGCACATGGAAATGAACAAATATCAGACCCTACCAGGGAAGCTATCTCGACCTGACATGAATGGGGATCAAGAGCAGTATGCCACACCAGTCCAGCTGTCCCCTGACGATAGCGAGGACAGTGAGTTGAACCTAA GAAAGTCGGAGAGACTGGATGAGTCCACGCAGTCGGACCTGTCCCCCCTGTCATCTGGAGTGGACTCAGGAAAGCAGTCTCCTGTCTCCCCAGAGAACAAGAAGAACCACCTGGGCATCAAGAAACTCTGGGGGAA GATTCGGAGGACCCAGTCTGGCACCCTGCAGAGAGAGGACCTTGAGCCTGGAGAGTTTAAGAGGGGGGGACTGAGAGCCACCGCCAGCCCTCGTCTGGCCCGGACTGGAGAGACATTGACCTCTGTGTG gGATTTGAAGACACCCTTCTCCAAGTGGACTCCGGAGCAGGTCTGTTGCTGGCTAGCGGAGAGTGGGCTGGACCAGTATGTGATTCTGGCCCAACATTGGGCCAACAGTGGGCAGACCCTCCTCTCCGCCTCACCACAGGACTTAGAGAAG GAAATGGGGATTAAGAATCCACTGCACAGGAAGAAGTTGCAGTTGGCCCTCAAGTCCTTCAGCACCAAAACGACTGAGAAATCCTCTGAACTGGACCACATCTGGGTCACAC GTTGGCTTGATGACATTGGTTTACCTCAATACAAGGGTCAGTTTCACGAGGGAAGAGTAGACGGCAGAATGATTCAGTACTTGACAGTG AATGACCTCTTGTTCCTGAAAGTGACCAGTCAGCTCCATCATCTCAGTGTGAAGTGTGCTATCCACGTCCTCCACGTCAACAAGTTCAACCCCAACTGCCTGAAGAGAAGACCTGGAGATGAG AACAAGACTTCTCCCTCTGAGGTGGTTCAGTGGTCGAACCACAGGGTGATGGAGTGGCTTCGCTCAGTGGACCTGGCGGAATACGCACCCAACCTGAGGGGCAGCGGGGTGCACGGGGGCCTCATC ATTCTGGAGCCTCGTTTTAACTCAGATACCCTGGCCATGCTGCTGAACATCCCCCCTCAGAAGACCCTGCTGCGACGTCACCTGGCCACCAACTTCAACATGCTGGTGGGCTCCCAGGCTCAGCAGGAGAAGAGGGAGTTCATGGAGTCTTTAGGCTACGCTCCGCTCAGCACCACAGCCAAAGTCAGG CCAAAGAAGTTGGGCTTCTCAAACTTCGGCCACCTGAGGAAGAAGAGGTGTGACGAGTCAACAGACTACATTTGCTCCCTGGAGGTGGCCCAGGTTCAGGCGGTGCTGAACGGGGCCCACCGGCCCTACTCCGGCTTCAGGGGCCTCAGCCCCATCctagacagagacccagacagacgGCAGCAGGTGGGGCCAAACAGCTGA